In Mycetocola spongiae, the genomic stretch AATGGTGGCGGAAATAAGGTTTTCTGGCGTGCGCGTCATGCGCGACATCCCTTCGCTAGTACGAACTAGAGCAGGTTCTACGGGTGTTATCTCAGCTCTCCGTGGAGGGCACCCCGTGTCACGTGGTTTTGAGGAAGACTATCATGCGGCGCGCACACGCCGCTCCCCCGGCCGGGCTAGCGCCGGCCCATACCGCGGTATTCCCATCCGGCGCCGCTCCAGGCCGCCGGGTCGAGCACATTGCGGGCGTCGATGATGCGCGGCGTGGCCACACGCGCCCCCAGGGCCCGCGGATCGAGCTCCCGGTACTCGGTCCACTCGGTGCCCAGGATCACCAGCTCGGCGCCCTCCACGGCGTTCTCCAGGGCGTCACAGGGCAGGCCGGGGGCCCGCAACTGCGCGTTTTTTATGGCTTGAGGGTCGGTGGCAATAACGTTCGCCCCGCGCTCGTGCAGCCGCATCGCCACATCCAGCGAGGGGGAATCGCGCACATCATCGCTCTGCGGCTTAAACGACAGGCCCAGCACCGCGATGCGGCGACCCCGCACATCACCCCCGAGCAGCTCGGCGGCGAGGTCCACAACGTGTTCGCGGCGGCGCAGGTTGATCTGGTCCACCTCGCGCAGGAAGCCCAGGGAGTCACCCAGACCCAGTTCCTCGGCCCGCGCGCCAAAGGCCCGGATATCCTTGGGCAGGCAGCCCCCGCCAAAGCCCAGCCCGGCGTTGAGGAAGCGCCGCCCGATGCGGTTATCGTGGCCGATCGCATCGGCCAGGTCGCTCACATCGGCACCGGTGGCATCGGCGATCTCGGCCATGGCGTTGATGAAGGAAATCTTGGTGGCCAGGAACGCATTGGCGGCGACCTTCACCAGCTCGGCGGTGGCAAAATCGGTGACCACCACGGGCGCGCCCTCGGCGATGGCCTCGGCGTAGATTTTATCGAGGATCTCCCGCCCGGGGGCGGAGACCTCCCCCGCGTCGCGGGTGATCAGCTCGGAGGCGAAGCCATACACAATACGATCGGGGTGCAGGGTGTCCTGCACGGCAAAGCCCTCACGCAAAAACTCGGGGTTCCAGGCCAGCTCGGCACCCGTGGCGCGGATGCGCTCGGCGAGGGCCTCGGCAGTACCCACCGGGACCGTGGACTTGCCCACCACCAGATGTCCCGGGCCCAGCAGCGGCAGCAGGCCATCCACCGCGGCGTTGACATAGGCGAGGTCGGCACCCGGGGCATCGGAAAGCTGCGGGGTGCCCACGGCGATGAAGTGCACGCGGGCCTCCGCGGCGGCCGCGGGATCGGTGGAAAAACGCAGCCGGCCGGTGGCGGTGGCGGCGGTGAGGAGTTCGGGAAGACCGGGCTCAAAAAA encodes the following:
- a CDS encoding UDP-glucose dehydrogenase family protein, translating into MKLSVIGCGYLGAVHAASMTSLGHEVIGIDVDPLKIEALAAGRAPFFEPGLPELLTAATATGRLRFSTDPAAAAEARVHFIAVGTPQLSDAPGADLAYVNAAVDGLLPLLGPGHLVVGKSTVPVGTAEALAERIRATGAELAWNPEFLREGFAVQDTLHPDRIVYGFASELITRDAGEVSAPGREILDKIYAEAIAEGAPVVVTDFATAELVKVAANAFLATKISFINAMAEIADATGADVSDLADAIGHDNRIGRRFLNAGLGFGGGCLPKDIRAFGARAEELGLGDSLGFLREVDQINLRRREHVVDLAAELLGGDVRGRRIAVLGLSFKPQSDDVRDSPSLDVAMRLHERGANVIATDPQAIKNAQLRAPGLPCDALENAVEGAELVILGTEWTEYRELDPRALGARVATPRIIDARNVLDPAAWSGAGWEYRGMGRR